In a single window of the Eleginops maclovinus isolate JMC-PN-2008 ecotype Puerto Natales chromosome 6, JC_Emac_rtc_rv5, whole genome shotgun sequence genome:
- the LOC134866291 gene encoding E3 SUMO-protein ligase ZBED1-like, which produces MIGRVLEQSKALCQVLSEDRKTRHLVLTWQDTDVLESVNNALGPLQEFTDALSGEDYVSVSYLKPVLHLLRTATLAETDQDTNLTKEIKSRALHYIEEKYSDPVTQELLDITSFLDPRFKKSYISEENVPYIKDRVKMGMEQVAQKEQRACVTTHPMPLSAEEEPPSTSTKRKRSLGSFFKTKAVPASSTVQLEDIIKAELDNYLITPTIDGEQDPLAWWRVHNVNFPWLSKLARKYLCIPATSAPSERLFSASGNIVTCQRASLKPAKVDMLVFLAKNL; this is translated from the exons ATGATTGGGAGGGTGTTGGAGCAGAGCAAGGCACTGTGCCAGGTTCTgtctgaagacaggaagaccCGGCACCTGGTCCTCACTTGGCAAGACACAGATGTCCttgaatctgtaaacaatgCCCTCGGTCCTCTTCAGGAGTTCACAGACGCCCTCTCAGGTGAGGACTACGTAAGCGTGTCATACCTGAAGCCagtgctccatctcctcagaaCAGCAACGCTTGCTGAAACTGACCAGGACACGAATCTCACCAAGGAGATCAAATCAAGAGCTCTCCACTACattgaagagaaatacagcgaCCCAGTGACACAGGAGCTCTTGGACATCACATCCTTCCTTGATCCAAGATTCAAGAAGAGCTACATAAGCGAAGAGAATGTCCCATAcatcaaagacagagtgaagatgGGAATGGAACAGGTGGCACAAAAG gagcagAGGGCTTGTGTCACAACCCATCCCATGCCCCtgagtgcagaagaagaaccaccATCCACCTCTACAAAGCGAAAGCGGTCACTGGGCAGCTTTTTCAAGACCAAGGCGGTCCCTGCTTCCTCTACTGTGCAGTTGGAGGATATCATTAAAGCAGAACTGGACAACTACCTCATAACTCCTACCATTGATGGAGAGCAAGATCCACTGGCCTGGTGGAGAGTGCACAATGTCAACTTCCCATGGCTTAGCAAGTTGGCTCGTAAGTACCTTTGCATACCAGCAACGAgtgcaccatcagagagactgTTCAGTGCCAGTGGCAATATTGTCACTTGTCAGCGTGCAAGTCTGAAGCCAGCAAAGGttgacatgttggttttcttggccaaaaatctctga